One Sagittula stellata E-37 genomic window carries:
- a CDS encoding LysR substrate-binding domain-containing protein: MAGGPMPEWQNGTSTFSSRSSLRSERSHVGPRRCIQRGHPSARPIIKRYPSIQALRAIESVARNGALWRAAAELNVTRSAISHQLRLLEADLGFKIVERSGNKSEITPRARAYAEDVRRALSMIATSTARVAQEGLTGSLTISATPGFADGWLCLHLGDFIDEHPDVVVTVLSSHKMADTTNPEIDTFITFGQESRANLRTEPLFEVEFTPLCSPAYLSRFESFNDLRILQQATLLHMTDFTDWEGWMALSGLPAEDARRGICYSDMNIVHTAVLAGEGIAIGDTVLWGKDLRDGRLMRPFSASLHAGTGYFVCTPKENLENPIVEEFHKWLKSKVEFSRLSSSQRA; this comes from the coding sequence ATGGCTGGCGGGCCTATGCCGGAATGGCAGAACGGCACTTCGACTTTCTCAAGTCGCAGCTCCCTGCGCTCTGAGCGCTCGCATGTAGGCCCCCGCCGGTGTATCCAGCGGGGGCATCCAAGCGCGAGGCCTATCATCAAACGCTACCCCTCCATTCAGGCGCTGCGTGCCATCGAGAGTGTCGCTCGCAACGGTGCTCTCTGGCGCGCCGCAGCCGAGCTGAACGTTACTCGCAGCGCGATCAGCCACCAGTTGCGGCTGCTCGAGGCGGATCTCGGTTTCAAGATCGTCGAACGCAGCGGCAACAAGTCCGAGATCACGCCCCGCGCCCGCGCTTATGCCGAGGACGTGCGCCGTGCGCTCAGCATGATCGCCACCTCCACCGCGCGGGTGGCGCAGGAGGGGCTGACCGGGTCACTGACGATCAGCGCCACACCCGGCTTTGCCGATGGCTGGCTGTGTCTGCATTTGGGCGATTTCATCGACGAGCATCCCGACGTGGTGGTGACCGTGCTGAGCTCGCACAAGATGGCAGACACCACCAATCCCGAGATCGACACCTTCATCACTTTCGGGCAAGAGTCGCGCGCCAACCTTAGGACCGAGCCACTATTCGAGGTTGAGTTCACGCCGCTGTGCAGCCCTGCCTATCTCAGCCGATTCGAGAGCTTCAACGATCTGCGCATCTTGCAGCAGGCGACACTTTTGCACATGACCGATTTCACCGACTGGGAGGGCTGGATGGCCCTCTCGGGGTTGCCGGCCGAGGATGCCCGGCGCGGCATCTGCTACTCGGACATGAACATCGTCCATACGGCGGTTCTGGCGGGGGAGGGGATCGCCATCGGCGACACGGTTCTTTGGGGAAAGGACCTGCGAGACGGGCGTCTGATGCGGCCGTTTTCAGCGTCCTTGCACGCGGGCACAGGTTATTTCGTTTGCACGCCCAAGGAAAACCTCGAAAATCCCATTGTTGAAGAGTTCCATAAGTGGTTGAAATCAAAAGTTGAATTTAGCCGGCTCAGCTCCTCCCAGAGGGCGTGA
- a CDS encoding DUF2244 domain-containing protein has product MPYHWTTPQRAHVQEMQLWPHNSLSPKGFAAMVLGFFLAASIPLYGVLGTLVLWGLLPFMLAATAALYYALRRNLRDRRILEVLTLTHDNTSLVRTDPRGDSLSWDANTFWVTVSLHETGGPVPYYVTLKGSGREVEIGAFLSEDERKALYTDLLTAVRRAKES; this is encoded by the coding sequence ATGCCGTACCACTGGACGACACCCCAACGCGCGCACGTACAGGAGATGCAGCTCTGGCCGCACAACTCCCTGTCGCCAAAGGGCTTCGCCGCCATGGTGCTTGGTTTCTTCCTTGCCGCCTCGATCCCGCTTTATGGGGTTCTCGGCACGCTGGTGCTCTGGGGGCTGTTGCCGTTCATGCTGGCCGCGACGGCCGCGCTCTACTACGCGCTGCGCCGCAACCTGCGCGACCGCCGCATCCTCGAGGTGCTCACCCTGACCCACGACAACACCAGTCTCGTGCGCACCGATCCGCGCGGCGACTCCCTGTCGTGGGATGCCAACACCTTCTGGGTCACCGTCTCGCTGCACGAGACGGGCGGCCCGGTTCCCTACTACGTCACCCTCAAGGGCAGCGGGCGCGAGGTCGAGATCGGCGCCTTCCTGTCCGAGGACGAACGCAAGGCGCTCTACACCGACCTGCTGACCGCCGTCCGCCGCGCGAAGGAGAGCTGA
- a CDS encoding transposase family protein produces MACGMDRRALLPGGLKADRVELVDDRVQIHVRPVGGTAACPRCGEISRRVHSHYQRRLADLPAHGRQVRLVLSARRFRCWSPLCRTRIFAERFSPAIAQPYARRTGRLQDLVRHLGLALGGQPAQALAARLLLPVSKDTFPSCAASALR; encoded by the coding sequence ATGGCATGTGGAATGGATCGACGGGCGTTACTGCCCGGAGGGTTGAAGGCGGACCGGGTCGAGCTGGTTGACGATAGGGTGCAGATCCATGTGCGCCCGGTCGGCGGAACAGCCGCCTGCCCAAGATGCGGCGAGATTTCTCGACGCGTTCATAGCCACTACCAGCGTCGTCTTGCGGATCTGCCGGCACATGGGCGGCAAGTCAGGCTTGTTCTGTCTGCTCGGCGCTTTCGGTGCTGGTCCCCTTTGTGCCGGACACGGATCTTCGCGGAGCGGTTCTCGCCGGCAATTGCTCAGCCCTACGCGCGGCGGACAGGGCGCTTGCAAGACCTGGTCCGACATCTTGGCCTCGCCCTCGGTGGGCAGCCGGCTCAGGCCTTGGCCGCACGACTGCTCCTGCCAGTGAGCAAGGACACCTTCCCTTCCTGCGCAGCGTCCGCATTGCGATGA
- a CDS encoding IS5 family transposase (programmed frameshift), translating into MSDLYWLSDAQMARLEPYFPKSHGKPRVDDRRVLSGIIFINRNGLRWRDAPREYGPHKTLYNRWKRWSDRGVFARIMAGLAGEHGEETTVMIDATHLKAHRTASSLGGEKGGRGRLIGRTKGGMNTKLHAVCDSHGRPIDLFLTAGPVSDYIGARALVGGLPDVKWLLGDRGYDADWFREALQDKKIRPCIPGRTKRKTPVPYDKRRYKRRNRIEIMFGRLKDWRRVATRYDRCPKTFFSAIALAATVIFWL; encoded by the exons ATGTCTGATCTCTACTGGTTGAGCGATGCGCAGATGGCGCGTCTGGAGCCTTACTTCCCCAAGTCGCACGGCAAGCCCCGGGTTGATGACCGGCGCGTTCTGAGCGGTATTATCTTTATCAATCGCAATGGATTGCGGTGGCGAGATGCGCCAAGGGAATACGGCCCGCACAAGACACTCTACAACCGCTGGAAGCGGTGGAGCGATAGAGGCGTCTTCGCCCGGATCATGGCCGGGCTGGCGGGCGAGCATGGTGAGGAGACGACCGTGATGATCGACGCAACTCATCTGAAGGCCCATCGCACGGCGTCCAGCCTGGGCG GTGAAAAAGGGGGGCGTGGACGGCTGATTGGCCGGACGAAGGGAGGCATGAACACGAAGTTGCACGCCGTCTGCGACAGCCATGGCCGGCCCATCGACCTGTTCCTGACTGCCGGCCCCGTCAGCGACTACATCGGGGCGCGTGCGCTGGTCGGCGGGCTGCCAGACGTGAAATGGCTGCTCGGAGATCGCGGCTACGATGCCGACTGGTTCAGAGAAGCCTTGCAAGACAAGAAGATACGCCCTTGCATCCCGGGCCGGACGAAACGGAAGACGCCCGTCCCGTACGACAAGCGCAGGTACAAGCGTCGCAACCGGATCGAGATCATGTTCGGCAGGCTCAAGGATTGGAGACGGGTGGCGACCCGTTATGACCGATGCCCAAAGACCTTCTTCTCAGCGATCGCACTCGCTGCGACCGTGATCTTCTGGCTTTGA
- the ctaD gene encoding cytochrome c oxidase subunit I has translation MADAAIHGHEHEDNRGFFTRWFMSTNHKDIGILYLIVSAFAGLISVIFTVYMRMELMEPGVQFMCMEGARLFPTAVENCTPNGHLWNVLITGHGILMMFFVVIPALFGGFGNYFMPLQIGAPDMAFPRMNNLSFWLYVAGTTLAICSVFSPGGNGQLGSGIGWVLYPPLSTTEGGFSTDLAIFAVHVSGASSILGAINMITTFLNMRAPGMTLFKVPLFSWSIFVTSWLILLSLPVLAGAITMLLTDRNFGTTFFDPAGGGDPILYQHILWFFGHPEVYIVILPGFGIISHVIATFSRKPVFGYLPMVWAIIAIGALGFVVWAHHMYTVGMSLSQQSYFMLATMVIAVPTGVKVFSWIATMWGGSIDMKAPMLWAFGFLFLFTVGGVTGVVLSQAGVDRAYHDTYYVVAHFHYVMSLGAVFAIFAGMYFYLPKMSGRMYSEPLAKLHFWMMFIGANLTFFPQHFLGRQGMPRRYIDYPDAFATWNFVSSIGAFISFASFLLFFYIVFHALTRGARVTENNPWNEWADTLEWTLPSPPPEHTFEQLPKQEDWDKGHAH, from the coding sequence ATGGCAGACGCCGCCATTCATGGCCACGAGCATGAAGACAACCGGGGGTTCTTCACCCGGTGGTTCATGTCGACGAACCACAAGGACATCGGGATCCTTTACCTGATCGTGTCGGCCTTCGCCGGCCTGATCTCCGTCATTTTCACCGTCTACATGCGCATGGAGCTCATGGAGCCGGGCGTCCAGTTCATGTGTATGGAAGGCGCACGCCTGTTCCCGACCGCGGTCGAGAACTGCACGCCGAACGGACACCTCTGGAACGTGCTGATCACCGGCCACGGCATCCTCATGATGTTCTTCGTGGTCATTCCGGCGCTGTTCGGCGGTTTCGGCAACTACTTCATGCCGCTGCAGATCGGCGCGCCGGACATGGCGTTCCCGCGGATGAACAACCTGTCGTTCTGGCTGTATGTCGCGGGCACCACGCTGGCGATCTGCTCGGTCTTCTCGCCGGGCGGCAACGGTCAGCTCGGGTCTGGTATCGGCTGGGTGCTTTACCCGCCGCTCTCGACCACCGAAGGGGGCTTCTCCACCGACCTCGCGATCTTTGCGGTGCACGTCTCCGGCGCGTCCTCGATCCTCGGTGCGATCAACATGATCACCACCTTCCTGAACATGCGCGCCCCGGGCATGACGCTCTTCAAGGTGCCGCTGTTCTCGTGGTCGATCTTCGTCACCTCCTGGCTGATCCTGCTGTCCCTGCCCGTTCTGGCCGGCGCGATCACCATGCTGCTGACCGACCGGAACTTCGGGACGACCTTCTTCGACCCGGCCGGCGGCGGTGACCCGATCCTCTACCAGCACATCCTGTGGTTCTTCGGCCACCCGGAAGTGTACATCGTGATCCTGCCGGGCTTCGGCATCATCAGCCACGTCATCGCGACCTTCTCGCGCAAGCCGGTCTTCGGTTACCTGCCGATGGTCTGGGCGATCATCGCCATCGGCGCGCTGGGTTTCGTCGTGTGGGCGCACCACATGTACACGGTCGGCATGTCGCTGTCCCAGCAGTCCTACTTCATGCTGGCAACGATGGTCATCGCGGTCCCCACGGGCGTGAAGGTCTTCTCGTGGATCGCCACCATGTGGGGCGGCTCCATCGACATGAAGGCACCGATGCTCTGGGCCTTCGGCTTCCTGTTCCTCTTCACCGTCGGCGGCGTGACCGGCGTGGTGCTGAGCCAGGCAGGCGTCGACCGCGCGTACCACGACACCTACTACGTGGTTGCCCACTTCCACTACGTTATGTCGCTGGGTGCCGTCTTCGCCATCTTCGCCGGGATGTACTTCTACCTGCCGAAGATGTCGGGCCGGATGTACTCCGAACCCCTGGCCAAGCTGCACTTCTGGATGATGTTCATCGGTGCGAACCTGACCTTCTTCCCGCAGCACTTCCTTGGCCGTCAGGGTATGCCGCGCCGCTACATCGACTACCCGGATGCATTCGCCACCTGGAACTTCGTCTCGTCGATCGGCGCATTCATCTCCTTCGCCTCGTTCCTGCTGTTCTTCTACATCGTCTTCCACGCGCTCACCCGTGGCGCGCGGGTGACCGAGAACAACCCGTGGAACGAATGGGCCGACACGCTGGAGTGGACCCTGCCCTCCCCGCCGCCGGAGCACACGTTCGAGCAGCTCCCGAAGCAGGAAGACTGGGACAAGGGCCACGCACACTAA
- the carA gene encoding glutamine-hydrolyzing carbamoyl-phosphate synthase small subunit, whose protein sequence is MPSPKPAPTACLALADGTLFYGQGFGATGQVTAELCFNTAMTGYQEIMTDPSYAGQVVTFTFPHVGNVGVNPEDDETGDPVAAGMVVKWMPTAPSNWRAVQGLSDWLSARGRIAIGGIDTRRLTRAIRQSGAPHVALAHDPEGNFDIEALVAAARGFSGLEGLDLAKDVTCAQSYRWDEMRWAWPDGYVRQTDARHKVVAIDFGAKRNILRCLASAGCEVTVLPATATYEDVMAHAPDGVFLSNGPGDPAATGSYAVPMIKGLLDNTDLPVFGICLGHQMLALALGARTIKMNHGHHGANHPVKDMETGKVEITSMNHGFAVDSQTLPSGVLETHVSLFDGSNCGIRVADRPVFSVQHHPEASPGPQDSFYLFERFAASMAHA, encoded by the coding sequence ATGCCGAGCCCAAAGCCCGCGCCCACCGCATGCCTCGCCCTAGCCGACGGTACACTTTTCTACGGGCAGGGCTTCGGCGCCACCGGTCAGGTCACCGCCGAGCTGTGCTTCAACACCGCCATGACGGGCTATCAGGAAATCATGACCGACCCCTCCTACGCCGGTCAGGTCGTCACCTTCACCTTCCCGCACGTGGGCAACGTCGGTGTGAATCCCGAAGATGACGAAACCGGCGATCCGGTGGCGGCAGGCATGGTCGTCAAGTGGATGCCGACCGCACCGTCGAACTGGCGCGCGGTGCAGGGCCTGTCGGACTGGCTCTCGGCCCGTGGCCGCATTGCCATCGGCGGCATCGACACCCGGCGGCTGACTCGGGCGATCCGCCAGTCCGGCGCCCCGCATGTGGCACTGGCCCACGATCCCGAGGGCAACTTCGACATCGAGGCTTTGGTGGCCGCGGCGCGCGGTTTCTCCGGGCTGGAAGGGCTCGACCTCGCCAAGGACGTCACCTGCGCGCAATCCTACCGCTGGGACGAGATGCGGTGGGCCTGGCCGGACGGCTACGTTCGCCAGACCGATGCCCGGCACAAGGTTGTCGCCATTGATTTCGGCGCCAAGCGCAACATCCTGCGCTGTCTCGCGTCTGCCGGCTGCGAGGTGACCGTCCTGCCCGCCACGGCGACCTATGAAGACGTCATGGCGCACGCCCCGGACGGCGTCTTCCTGTCGAACGGACCCGGCGACCCTGCTGCGACCGGATCTTATGCCGTGCCGATGATTAAGGGCCTGCTGGACAACACCGATCTGCCGGTGTTCGGCATCTGCCTGGGCCACCAGATGCTTGCGCTGGCGCTGGGGGCACGGACGATCAAGATGAACCACGGTCACCACGGCGCCAACCACCCCGTGAAGGACATGGAAACCGGCAAGGTGGAAATCACCTCCATGAACCACGGTTTCGCGGTGGACAGCCAGACCTTGCCCTCCGGCGTGCTTGAAACCCACGTATCGCTGTTCGACGGCTCCAACTGCGGAATACGCGTGGCCGACCGCCCGGTGTTCTCTGTCCAGCACCACCCGGAGGCCAGCCCGGGGCCGCAGGACAGTTTCTACCTGTTCGAACGTTTCGCCGCATCCATGGCCCACGCCTGA
- a CDS encoding LysR substrate-binding domain-containing protein: MDRLPPLRLLTTFEAVARHGSARLAAARLNVSASAVSQTVKALEDHIGTSLFDRGTRPAQLTEAGELLSRAVRDGLGQIAAALEDIRALSGQDGAQLTVSCTLGMATYWLMPRLPDFYAAHPDVTVNVQAPATDLPHLSPGVDVAIRYGTGGWSEGTTVKLFDERVCPVAAPQLLESLLEKGVELDTAPLIHVRSPHNQHWAGWEEYLRTRRIERSRLSGQTFNNYVQAAQAVLDGRGVMLGWRSIASGAVREGALRMWPDGELDLGTSYYVTGPRRPSGPALAFLEWIIGNE; this comes from the coding sequence ATGGACCGCCTGCCCCCACTGCGCCTGCTGACCACATTCGAGGCCGTCGCCCGGCATGGTTCGGCGCGGCTCGCCGCCGCCCGGCTCAACGTAAGCGCGTCCGCGGTGAGCCAGACCGTCAAAGCGCTCGAGGATCATATCGGCACCTCTCTCTTTGATCGCGGCACGCGTCCCGCGCAGCTGACAGAAGCGGGCGAGCTTCTCTCGCGGGCGGTACGTGACGGGCTGGGACAGATCGCGGCCGCGCTGGAGGACATCCGGGCACTCAGCGGGCAGGACGGAGCCCAGTTGACAGTGTCGTGCACATTGGGCATGGCCACCTATTGGTTGATGCCTCGCCTACCTGATTTCTACGCCGCGCACCCGGATGTGACCGTGAACGTACAAGCTCCGGCAACCGACCTGCCGCACCTGTCCCCCGGCGTCGACGTCGCCATCCGCTACGGCACCGGCGGCTGGAGCGAGGGCACGACAGTGAAACTGTTCGACGAACGCGTTTGCCCGGTGGCGGCACCCCAGCTGCTCGAAAGCCTTCTCGAAAAGGGGGTTGAGCTCGATACGGCACCACTCATTCACGTGCGCAGCCCGCACAACCAGCATTGGGCCGGCTGGGAGGAATACCTGCGCACCCGGCGGATCGAACGCAGCCGGCTGTCGGGGCAGACCTTCAACAACTACGTGCAGGCCGCGCAGGCGGTACTGGACGGGCGCGGTGTCATGCTGGGCTGGCGCTCCATTGCAAGCGGTGCGGTCCGCGAGGGCGCGCTGCGCATGTGGCCAGACGGAGAGCTCGATCTCGGCACATCCTACTACGTGACCGGACCTCGACGCCCGTCGGGCCCCGCGCTGGCCTTCCTGGAATGGATCATCGGCAATGAGTGA
- the lipB gene encoding lipoyl(octanoyl) transferase LipB, which produces MVEWKISDGLTSYEEALAFMEARAEAIARGEAEECVWLLEHPPLYTAGTSAKREDLKDPDRFPVHATRRGGQYTYHGPGQRIVYAMLDVGKRGKDVRRFVQDLENWVIATLDTFNLRGHIREGRVGVWIERPDRPALPDGRMAEDKVAAIGIRLRKWVSFHGISINVEPDLSHFDGITPCGITDYGVTSLVDLGLPVTMDDLDVALRETFDEVFGPIPVKADA; this is translated from the coding sequence ATGGTGGAATGGAAGATCAGTGACGGGCTGACGTCCTACGAGGAAGCGCTCGCCTTCATGGAAGCCCGCGCCGAAGCCATCGCGCGCGGCGAGGCCGAGGAATGCGTCTGGCTGCTGGAGCACCCGCCGCTTTACACCGCAGGCACTTCGGCCAAGCGCGAGGATCTCAAGGACCCGGACCGCTTCCCGGTTCACGCCACGCGGCGCGGCGGGCAGTACACCTACCACGGCCCCGGCCAGCGGATCGTCTACGCGATGCTGGACGTGGGCAAACGCGGCAAGGACGTGCGGCGCTTCGTGCAGGATCTTGAGAACTGGGTGATCGCGACGCTGGACACCTTCAACCTGCGCGGCCATATCCGCGAGGGCCGAGTCGGCGTGTGGATCGAGCGGCCCGACCGCCCCGCCCTGCCCGACGGGCGCATGGCAGAGGACAAGGTCGCAGCGATCGGGATCCGCCTGCGCAAATGGGTGAGCTTTCACGGTATTTCGATCAACGTCGAACCGGACCTGAGCCATTTCGACGGCATCACGCCTTGCGGAATCACCGACTACGGGGTGACGAGCCTTGTCGACCTCGGCCTGCCGGTGACGATGGACGACCTCGACGTGGCACTCAGGGAGACCTTCGATGAGGTCTTCGGTCCGATTCCGGTGAAGGCCGATGCCTGA
- a CDS encoding GatB/YqeY domain-containing protein: MELRERVNVAVKQAMREKDAARLSTLRLINAAIKDRDIAARADGQENGVDDSEVLAILGKMVKQRRESAKTYEEGGRLDLAEREMAEIEVIEEFLPRALSDAEVSAAIDAAVAEVGAESIRDMGRVMGVLKSKYTGQMDFAAAGPLVKARLAS, translated from the coding sequence ATGGAATTGCGCGAGAGAGTCAACGTGGCCGTCAAGCAGGCGATGCGGGAGAAGGACGCCGCGCGGCTGTCCACCCTTCGCCTGATCAATGCCGCGATCAAGGATCGCGACATTGCGGCCCGTGCGGACGGGCAGGAAAACGGCGTGGACGACTCCGAAGTGCTGGCAATCCTCGGAAAGATGGTCAAGCAGCGCCGCGAGAGCGCGAAGACCTACGAGGAAGGCGGACGGCTGGATCTGGCCGAGCGCGAGATGGCCGAGATCGAGGTGATCGAGGAATTCCTGCCGCGCGCCCTGAGCGATGCGGAGGTTTCGGCGGCGATCGATGCGGCTGTGGCCGAAGTCGGGGCCGAATCCATCCGCGACATGGGGCGTGTCATGGGTGTGCTGAAATCGAAGTACACCGGCCAGATGGATTTCGCGGCCGCGGGGCCGCTGGTCAAGGCGCGGCTGGCCTCCTGA
- a CDS encoding class II aldolase/adducin family protein, translated as MKDLTQMTGNAGETAALRQDLSAAFRICHQMGWSESVGNHFSAAVSEHEFLLNPCWQHFASIRPQDLLRIDARDGRVIEGEGSPDASAWCVHGTLHRKKPEAKVILHAHSPYATALACLKDPTVVPIDNNTARFYGRTAYDLDFGGIADAEEEGERLADSLGDKSVLVMGNHGVTVTGETVAAAFEDLYFFEKAAQTLILARSTGEPLAVLSDAVAQNTADGWRAYAGMAERHFDFLKSQLPAL; from the coding sequence ATGAAGGACCTGACCCAGATGACCGGCAACGCCGGGGAGACTGCCGCCCTGCGCCAGGATCTCTCGGCCGCCTTCCGCATCTGCCACCAGATGGGCTGGAGCGAGTCGGTCGGCAACCATTTCAGCGCTGCCGTCAGCGAACACGAGTTTCTGCTGAATCCCTGCTGGCAGCATTTCGCGTCGATCCGCCCGCAGGATCTGCTGCGCATCGACGCCCGCGACGGGCGGGTGATCGAGGGGGAGGGCTCGCCCGACGCCTCGGCCTGGTGCGTGCATGGAACGCTGCACCGCAAGAAACCCGAAGCAAAAGTGATCCTGCACGCGCATTCGCCTTACGCAACGGCGCTGGCCTGCCTGAAGGACCCGACCGTCGTGCCGATCGACAACAACACCGCGCGATTCTACGGGCGTACCGCTTATGATCTCGACTTCGGCGGCATTGCCGACGCCGAGGAAGAGGGCGAGCGGCTGGCGGACTCGCTGGGCGACAAAAGCGTGCTGGTGATGGGCAACCATGGCGTCACCGTTACCGGCGAGACTGTCGCGGCGGCCTTCGAGGATCTCTACTTCTTCGAGAAGGCGGCACAGACGCTGATCCTGGCCCGATCAACGGGAGAACCGCTTGCGGTGCTCTCAGACGCAGTGGCGCAGAACACCGCCGATGGCTGGCGGGCCTATGCCGGAATGGCAGAACGGCACTTCGACTTTCTCAAGTCGCAGCTCCCTGCGCTCTGA
- a CDS encoding ABC transporter ATP-binding protein → MKSEAIVSDTTQIEARSVGKKFGKFHALRDISLGVSEGEFLSLLGPSGSGKTTFLTLLGGYEPVTSGQLLLEGQDMTNWSANQRGFGMVFQGYALFPHLTVAENIAFPLKVQKRGKAQIADRVAQMVEMVGLDGHANKKPKALSGGQQQRVALARALAYEPKVLLLDEPFSALDKNLRGQMQEELRRLHRELGTTFVFVTHDQEEALALSSRVAIFNQGELQQIGTPAEVYERPANRFTAEFLGDINILSLAGLSGAPIELPTNAGAFDTLAIRPEHMRLATGTDTNQLPVTMRDRVYLGSKSRLLLETQTGEELMLYFDNGPGVPPPDPGTELRVAWHTGDSFAI, encoded by the coding sequence ATGAAGAGCGAGGCGATTGTGTCAGACACAACGCAGATCGAAGCACGTTCGGTCGGAAAAAAATTTGGGAAGTTCCACGCTTTGCGGGATATTTCCCTCGGGGTTTCGGAGGGCGAGTTTCTCTCCCTGCTCGGTCCATCGGGCTCGGGCAAGACCACCTTTCTCACGCTGCTTGGCGGATACGAGCCGGTGACATCGGGCCAGCTGCTTCTCGAAGGGCAGGACATGACGAACTGGTCTGCCAACCAGCGCGGCTTCGGCATGGTGTTCCAGGGCTATGCCCTGTTCCCGCATCTCACCGTGGCCGAGAACATTGCCTTCCCGCTGAAGGTGCAGAAACGCGGCAAGGCGCAGATTGCCGACCGCGTCGCGCAGATGGTCGAGATGGTCGGCCTCGACGGTCACGCCAACAAGAAGCCCAAGGCGCTTTCGGGCGGGCAGCAGCAGCGGGTCGCACTGGCTCGGGCGCTGGCCTACGAGCCCAAGGTGCTGCTGCTTGACGAGCCGTTCTCGGCCCTCGACAAGAACCTGCGCGGGCAGATGCAGGAAGAGCTGCGCCGCCTGCACCGAGAGCTGGGTACAACCTTCGTCTTCGTCACCCACGACCAGGAAGAGGCGCTGGCGTTGTCGTCCCGCGTGGCGATCTTCAATCAGGGCGAGCTGCAACAGATCGGCACACCGGCCGAGGTCTACGAGCGCCCCGCCAACCGCTTCACCGCGGAATTCCTCGGTGACATCAACATCCTGTCGCTTGCGGGTCTTTCCGGCGCGCCGATCGAGCTGCCCACCAATGCGGGTGCCTTCGACACGCTGGCGATCCGCCCCGAACACATGCGCCTTGCCACGGGCACTGACACCAACCAACTGCCGGTAACGATGCGCGACCGGGTCTATCTCGGCTCGAAATCCCGGCTGCTTCTGGAAACCCAGACGGGTGAAGAGCTGATGCTCTATTTCGACAACGGTCCCGGAGTGCCGCCTCCCGATCCGGGCACCGAACTTCGTGTGGCATGGCACACCGGCGACAGCTTCGCCATCTGA
- a CDS encoding TauD/TfdA family dioxygenase, giving the protein MTSPVAAPVLKDTGLEILLSDGEAHYFNYYWLRDNCPSSFNSATRERSFDIFHLDTAPKAKAAEVTGDVLEITWESENHVSRFPLAWLEAYKTPQRRPDPADLAREAWYGDHYPNVPRFSQPALKADPELRAKWIEAMLVKGFVILTDMPDSDEGLTETAEMIGRVRPTFFGDYFDVKTHINPTNTAYTASALELHTDTPAEEHAPGVQFLHCRANTVEGGYSLYADGVAVANDFRARDPEGFKLLAETKVPFFCEHDTYDMRSRQTIIELDQHGEVSGLTISQHMLDISDLDQELLDRWYPAFCRFGKMLQEEKYMMTFMMKAGECMVFDNHRIVHGRAAYTAESGDRYLRGTYTDRAEMRSTYRALVSEGRFK; this is encoded by the coding sequence ATGACCTCCCCCGTGGCTGCCCCGGTCCTCAAGGACACGGGCCTTGAAATCCTCCTCTCCGACGGAGAGGCTCACTACTTCAACTATTACTGGCTGCGCGACAACTGCCCCAGCTCGTTCAACAGCGCCACGCGCGAGCGCAGTTTCGACATCTTCCACCTCGATACCGCGCCCAAGGCGAAGGCCGCCGAGGTGACCGGCGATGTTCTGGAAATCACCTGGGAAAGCGAAAACCACGTGTCCCGTTTCCCGCTGGCATGGCTCGAGGCTTACAAGACACCGCAGCGCCGCCCCGATCCCGCCGACCTCGCCCGCGAGGCATGGTATGGCGATCACTACCCGAACGTGCCGCGCTTCAGTCAGCCCGCGCTCAAGGCCGATCCGGAGCTGCGCGCCAAGTGGATCGAGGCGATGCTGGTCAAGGGCTTCGTGATCCTCACCGACATGCCGGATAGCGACGAGGGTCTTACCGAGACTGCCGAGATGATCGGACGGGTCCGCCCGACCTTCTTTGGCGACTACTTCGACGTAAAGACTCACATCAACCCGACCAACACCGCCTACACCGCCTCGGCGCTGGAGCTGCACACCGACACCCCCGCCGAAGAACATGCCCCCGGCGTGCAGTTCCTGCATTGCCGCGCCAACACGGTCGAGGGCGGCTACAGCCTCTATGCCGACGGCGTTGCGGTGGCGAACGATTTCCGCGCGCGTGATCCCGAGGGGTTCAAGCTGCTCGCGGAAACCAAGGTGCCCTTCTTCTGCGAGCACGACACCTACGACATGCGCTCGCGCCAGACGATCATCGAGCTGGACCAGCACGGTGAGGTCTCGGGTCTGACCATCAGCCAGCACATGCTGGACATCTCAGATCTGGATCAAGAGCTGCTCGACCGCTGGTATCCGGCGTTCTGCCGCTTCGGGAAGATGCTTCAGGAAGAGAAGTATATGATGACCTTCATGATGAAGGCCGGCGAATGCATGGTCTTCGACAACCACCGCATCGTGCATGGCCGCGCGGCCTATACCGCCGAAAGCGGTGACCGCTACCTGCGCGGCACCTACACCGACCGGGCCGAGATGCGGTCCACTTACCGCGCGCTGGTGAGCGAGGGGCGTTTCAAATGA